Proteins encoded within one genomic window of Candidatus Delongbacteria bacterium:
- the tig gene encoding trigger factor — MRTEIIQSKDYEKKVLFTVSIEEMKEYYNKTLKDVQKKAKIDGFRQGKAPVDFIEKKFKKSILAESFDHAINESFTEFLKESGINPLSQAKIDDFKGEEGTELTFTAYIEVYPEFQLGQYKELEVEQLNVSVSDDEINAEIDKMRNDFASFKDIDTPIEVGNIAIIDMRVVGTEKYEERTIEVGKNVSEKEVDEQLVGLNKGEFKTVYMSIPEKFKNAEMENDKIEFEVLVKNVQEKVLPDFNDEFVKSVDKKYESSEMFKNEVKENILKNKTDKEEREMLSRLKDKINNLHAFDVPPTIVDRYTTNMIQTAKSQFGQMNIDDEVLKSVYASSAIATIRWQYIREAIIQAENLVINDEDYDKFFEEIKGKSGIDISKIKKYYAPRDKKEMLKQDLLEKKLDEILKQNNKVNFVDALTEPVVEETESVQE; from the coding sequence ATGAGAACTGAGATTATTCAGTCTAAAGATTACGAAAAGAAAGTGCTTTTCACAGTAAGTATTGAAGAGATGAAAGAGTATTATAATAAGACTCTTAAAGATGTTCAGAAGAAAGCAAAAATTGATGGATTCAGACAAGGTAAGGCACCAGTGGATTTCATCGAAAAAAAATTCAAAAAAAGTATATTAGCAGAATCTTTCGATCATGCAATAAATGAGTCATTTACTGAGTTTCTAAAAGAATCTGGTATCAATCCTTTATCTCAGGCAAAAATTGATGATTTCAAAGGTGAAGAAGGTACTGAGCTTACTTTTACTGCTTACATCGAAGTTTATCCAGAATTCCAACTTGGTCAATACAAGGAACTTGAAGTGGAACAACTAAATGTATCTGTTTCAGATGATGAAATAAATGCCGAAATAGATAAAATGAGAAATGATTTTGCTTCATTTAAAGATATTGACACACCTATTGAGGTCGGAAATATTGCAATTATCGATATGAGAGTTGTAGGTACTGAAAAGTACGAAGAAAGAACAATCGAAGTTGGTAAAAATGTTTCTGAAAAAGAAGTTGATGAACAACTTGTTGGACTTAACAAAGGTGAGTTTAAAACTGTTTATATGTCAATTCCTGAAAAATTCAAAAATGCTGAAATGGAAAATGATAAAATTGAATTTGAAGTTCTTGTAAAAAATGTTCAGGAAAAAGTTTTACCTGATTTTAATGACGAGTTTGTTAAATCTGTTGATAAAAAATATGAGTCTTCTGAAATGTTTAAAAATGAAGTTAAAGAGAACATTTTAAAGAACAAAACAGACAAAGAAGAGAGAGAAATGCTTTCAAGATTGAAAGATAAGATCAACAATCTTCATGCTTTTGATGTACCTCCGACAATCGTAGATAGATATACTACGAACATGATTCAAACTGCTAAATCACAATTTGGTCAGATGAATATTGATGACGAAGTTCTAAAATCAGTTTATGCTTCAAGTGCAATAGCTACTATCAGATGGCAATACATCAGAGAGGCTATTATTCAAGCTGAAAACCTTGTTATAAACGATGAGGATTACGATAAATTCTTTGAAGAAATCAAAGGTAAATCTGGAATTGATATTAGTAAGATTAAAAAATATTATGCTCCAAGAGATAAAAAAGAGATGCTTAAACAGGATCTTCTTGAGAAGAAACTT